The uncultured Pseudodesulfovibrio sp. genome contains the following window.
TCGCCAACTCCACCAAGTTCGCCCTGACCGGCGCCATCTATTCCCGCAGCCCGCATAACCTGGAGCGGGCCTACAGGGAGTTCCGCGTGGGCAACCTGTACCTGAACAAGTACTCCACCGGCGCGTTGGTCGAACGCCACGCCTTCGGCGGATTCAAGATGTCCGGCGTGGGCTCCAAGTCCGGCGGCCCGGATTACCTGCTCCAGTTCATGGACCCGCGCATCGTCTGCGAAAACACCATGCGCCGCGGCTTCGCACCCATTGAGGAAGACGACGACTGGCTGAGCTAGATTCGACTCTACAGTAAATAAGGCCCCTGCCCGGATATCCGGGCGGGGGCCTTTTGGTTTCTGCGTGCCATCCTTTCCGATTTCCTGCTGAAGGTTGGAAAGGCGGAAGCCATCACTTTTGCAGAGGAGAAGCGGGAGGGGAGGGAACTTTTTTTCATTTTTTATTCAATGGTCGATTTTGGGTTTTCGACTTTTTCAATCATTTAGCGAGCCTCGCTTGTGAAACTGAGTGCATACTCAGTTTTCCCGCTTTTTTTGACATTGTAGGATTTTAGAACGTATTAGGGAAAAAACTGAGTGAACACTCGGTTCGCTTGGGAAAAAAGGATCAAGGCATGAAGAAGAAGGAATCCATCCTCAAGGTCGCCACGTTCATGTTCGCGCACAAGGGGTTTGCGGACACGTCCGGGCAGGAACTTGCCCGCCTCACCGGGGTGGCCGAGGGGACGATTTTCTATCACTTCAAGACCAAAGAGGGGTTGTTGCTGGCGATCCTGGAAAAAACCAGGGACGAGATAGTGGACCAGTTCGAACGGTTCTTCGAGAACAGACCGTTCAAGTCCGGTCTCGAGATGACGGAGGAGGTCATCTCATTCTACCTCTACCTGGCTGGCCTGATGGAGGAGAAGTTCCTTTTACTGCACCGCCACTTTCTCTACCAGTTCTCCGAGTCCAACCCGGAGTTCAGGGAGAACCTCGAGGACATCTACAATTGCCTCGTGGATATCTTCGAGAAGGCCATCGTGACGGGGCTGGAGGACGGCTCAATCAATCAGGAAATCCTTCCCAGGAAATCGGCGCTCATTCTGTTTACGATGGCTGATGGTCTGGTTCGGTTCAAAAACTACAACCTGTACGATGCGGGCGCGCTGTTCAACGAGTTGATGCGGGCGTGTCGCAGGATGTTGCAGGCGTAATGCAAGGAAGAGGCTGCATGCTTTCACGAATATTCCCCTTTATCGGCTGGTTCAAAGGGTACAACATGGCGGCGTTCCGCGCCGATGCCATTGCGGGGCTGACCGTGGCCCTTGTGCTCATTCCGCAATCCATGGCCTATGCGCAGTTGGCGGGCATGCCCGCCTATTACGGACTGTATGCGTCCTTTCTGCCGCCCCTGGTGGCCGCCCTGTTCGGCTCCAGCCGCCAACTGGCAACCGGTCCCGTGGCCGTCGTCTCGCTCATGACCGCGGCCTCCCTGGAACCGCTGGCCACGGCAGGCAGCGAAGGGTACATCGCCTACGCCATTCTGCTGGCCCTGATGGTCGGTATATTCCAGTTCCTGCTCGGCGTGCTCAAGCTCGGCCTGGTGGTCAACTTCCTGTCCCACCCCGTGGTCAACGGCTTCACCAACGCCGCAGCCATCATCATCGCCTCTTCCCAGTTTTCCAAGATGTTCGGCGTCTACGTGGACGGCGCGGAGCACCATTATGA
Protein-coding sequences here:
- a CDS encoding TetR/AcrR family transcriptional regulator → MKKKESILKVATFMFAHKGFADTSGQELARLTGVAEGTIFYHFKTKEGLLLAILEKTRDEIVDQFERFFENRPFKSGLEMTEEVISFYLYLAGLMEEKFLLLHRHFLYQFSESNPEFRENLEDIYNCLVDIFEKAIVTGLEDGSINQEILPRKSALILFTMADGLVRFKNYNLYDAGALFNELMRACRRMLQA